The region CGCATCTCGCTCTCGGTCAAAGTAATCATTGATGATATAAGTCGCACTTGCCACCAAGGAAAAACCTGCTGCTGCCAAGAGGGCGGATTTAAGTGTGTCCACGTTATGCCAAGAATGGGAAAATAACAGCCCCGTAAAAACGAAGGCATTCTTCACCCACTGGTGCGGGCGCATCAGTTTTATCAATGCATACATCTACAATTCCTCGGAATCAGGCATATATCGGTAATAAGCATGGTCAGCAATCTTGAGCAATTCGTGGTCGCCTCGGCTATCTCCATAAACATAAAGCACAGTTGGATTACCTACCAACTTACGTAAACGCCGAACTTTTTCTTCACCATAACAGTTGGCGCCGACAAGTCTGCCTGTGATGCGGTTCTCGCTATTGAATTCCAACTGCGAACAAATAACAGCATCAAAACCCATGACTGTTCCCCATGGCTCTAAGTACACATCCAGTGAAGCGCTGACTAACACGCAATAATGCCCCTTTTGTTGATGCCAGTGCAGGCGCGCCAATGCCTTTTGGCGTAAGAGCCGTGGTACCTTTTGGTCGGCGAAGCGCGCGCCCAACTCTGTGATTTTGGCCTTATCAACCCCTGCAAAGAAACGCGTCAACATCGCCTCTTTGGCTGCCTGGTTGCCGATCTTTCCGAGAAATAATTGAACCAGCACTGGAGTCAACTGCAACAAGTATCTTGTGAACTTGCTAACACCCGAAGAAAATTGTAAAAAAGGAAGCAGGCTGTCGCCGCGGGTAAGCGTCCCATCAAAATCAAAAGCCGCAACTATGGGCCGCTGTTTTTGCTGAAAAGTCAAGCTGTCCCCTTGAGCGCGTTGTGATGGATATTTTTGCACTTCCTACAAGGGCTTTACTTGAATCATAAGTATCAGCCCAAGCGTTATCAAGGCGGCACCCAACCAATTTTGGAAACCAAATACGTTCCCAAACATAAAATGTCCATACATATTAACAACAATCGCTGCGACGGCTGTCATCACAAGGTAAGCCACACCGACCTCAACCCGCTTGAGCGCAAAGTAATATAGCCCGAATGCCCCGATATAGCAGGTCACTGCAAGCAACAAAAACATGATTGAAGCCTTGTTTCGCTCAGAAAGCATCGATACTTCCTGCATAGCCGCATATTTAAGCAATATGCTTGCGCCGCCATTGAGCAGCGCCCCCAATAACATATACGTCCAACCCTCTATATTTTTCATGCTCTTCCGATACTCTCGTACGTTTTTACGGCAACAACGGTGGCGCATGCTACTTAACATGGACGGACAACACAAGATAATCGCCCATCAGTAGCTTTCGCAGGCTGGCGACATCTGCCATTCTTCAAGAACAGCATGTAATGACCGTCAAAATGTGATTCGGCAGAAAGCCTATTTCCGGAGCGGAATGACCATGTTTTCTATTGTCTGAAATCTAAGTTTCATTCTGGGACGGTTGTTCAATCTTGCCATCGCGGTATCGATAACAATCAGCTTTGAAAATATAAAATGGTGGGCGGCTGCCTGAGTACTTTCTTGATTGCCAGTATTGTGTCAGTTAGATTGCACATATTTCCAATGTCTCCTTTTTATCTGCGAAGCGGTCCTTAAAAATCAAATGTGGGGATGGTAGCTTTTGGCACATCGCGACAATAATTACCTCAAAATTGGTTGCCTTAAAGCCGACTTTCACGAATGAACACTGTGGCCGAAAGCACGCGCTGAGTAAAAGTACCACATAGCAGTCCTTTATCTGCTTGGAAAGCTACCATAAAACAATCTGCTTCGGCCGAGAACCAGTTCTTCGAGTTGCTTTGACTGAGTGACCGCTTGAGATAGTGGCATAAAAAAACCAGCGCCCAGATTCGTTCGATTAAGCGAGCGAAATTAGAAACCAAGCAAAGATATCAATTCGCCGCGATTGCCATCGGCGCAACATAAGCCGCACGGGCGGCGCGCACTGCGTCATGATTTTCCAATGCCCATTCGATCATGCTTTGCAGTGGTTTTAGCAAGGAGTGTCCCAACGGTGTCAGGGAGTATTCCACCCGCAATGGTACGGTGGCGAATACCTGTCTTGATACTAGGCCGTCCTGTTCCAGACGGCGCAGTGTCTGCGCCAGCATGCGTTGCGAAACGTCGCCGATGCGGTTCCTGAGTTCGCTGAAGCGCAGGGTGCCAGCTTCCAGTTCGTGGATCACCAATAACGACCAGCGGTCGCCCAAGCGATCCAGCACATCCCGTATCGGGCACAGGCAGGCCTTGGGGTCTTTGGGTTTATGCAGTGTCATGGCTATCTCCTTTCATGGTTACCTGGCAGTAACCAGGTAACTTTCGGCTCCCTACTTGTGTAGGGTTTGCGCCTTGGTGCAATATAGTAACCAGATTCCCGTTTTGAATTCAATCTAATTTTAAAGGAAAAAATATGAGCAAGAAGACCCTGGTTGTCGTTGCGCACCCTGATTTGAGCAAGTCCCGCATCAACCGCACATGGATCGATCACCTGCGCCCTCACGCAGGCAAGGCTACCGTGCATGAGTTATACAAGGCCTATCCGGACGGCAAGATCGATGTGGCCGCCGAGCAAAAACTGCTGGAAGCGCATGACCGCATCATTTTGCAATTCCCGATGTTCTGGTTCAGCACGCCCTCGCTACTGAAGCAATGGCTGGACGATGTGTTGTCCTATGGCTGGGCATTCGGCCCCGGCGGCGACAAGCTCGAAGGCAAGGAAATCGGTGTTGCTGTTTCCACCGGCGGCCCGGCACACGCCTACCAGGCGGGTGCGCAAAACCAGTACACGCTGAGCGAATTGCTGCGCCCGCTGCAAATGACGGCGCAATACACGCGCGCCAAATACCTGCCTGTATTCTCAATGCAAGGCGCGCTCTATAATCCGACGGAAGCAGAAGTTCAAAGCAATGCACAAGCTTATGTGCAGCATGTATTGAGCGCAGCTTAACTACAGAAAGGTAACTTGATCATGAGCAACCCGGCGCGCATGCCCACCCTGTTCATTCCGCACGGCGGCGGCCCCTGTTTTTTCATGGAGCCGATGCCGGGCATGCCGCCGGATACCTGGGACAGGATGGCCGCGTATCTGCGCGGCATTCCCAAAGCGCTGGGGCAGCGCCCCAAGGCGTTGCTTATCATCTCCGGCCATTGGGAAGCCGAACAGGCCACTGTGCTCAACACGGACAACTATGAACTGTTGTACGACTACTATGGTTTTCCAGAGCACACGTACAGCCTAACCTATCCGGCGCATGGCTCTGCACCCGTGGCGGCGCGTGTTCGCGAATTGCTCGGGCAATCCGGTATCGATACGGACGAACAATATGAACGCGGTCTTGATCACGGCGTGTTCATTCCATTCAAGCTGATCTACCCCGATGCAGACATCCCCATTGTGCAGCTCTCGCTGCTGCACTGTCTCGACCCCGCCGCGCATTTCGCCATCGGCAAAGCCCTCGCACCTTTGCGCGACGAAGGCGTGCTTATCGTTGGCAGCGGATTGAGCTATCACAACTTGCGCTATTTCTTCAGGACGGATGCAACTTCAAGGGCCGCGTCGGACAACTTCGACACCTGGCTGGGTGACGCTGTCACTGCAGAACCTTCGAAGCGCGAACAGTTGCTGATCAACTGGCAACAGGCGCCCAACGCCCTCGATTGCCACCCGCGCAGCGAACACCTGATCCCGCTGATGGTGGCGGCCGGCGCGGCGGCGAACGATGCCGGACATATCGCTTACAACGACCAGGTGCTGGGCAAGAGTGTGTCCGGATTTCAGTTCGGCAGCGCCCCGGCTCCATAGCGTCATCCCTTAAGCAAGCCCGTGTACTTGCCCGTTCTAACGGGTATGCAGGGCGTTTCGCATGTTGCAACTGTTCAGCTATAACTCTGTACACATCGATAACGGCAGCATGTCATGAGCCAGTTGCTATTTAAGGAAATACGGATTAAGTCCTCCGTTCGTGGTGATCCTTCGAACGGAAATAATTGGCATTTCCTTAAAACATTCCGGTACGGCATCGGTTATCATTTAAAAATCAGGTAAGCATCACTGATGTATCGTCCGGCTTGTTGCCGGAATCGCACACTGGGCAATAGAAACCAGAAGGAGGAGAGATGGCCGTGGTACTTCAAAACGCATTCCAGGATAACTATATGGGACACGGAGCGCATACCAGCGAATGAATCTCTTGTTCAATCGGCGGAATTATCTTTCAGCGACTTTCAAACAATAGCCGGGCAGCTTTTAAGCATCCGATCCCTCGCTTTACCAGCCGGATAATCTCCGCACTGCTGGTGAGTGTGTCTTTCTGTTTTCTTCCGGCGCAAGCTGCACCGCTACATGTCACGGTGATGTTGAGCGAGGAGGGCGGCGCGTACCAGGCATTCAGTGATTCATTGCGTAGCCAATTGCAAACTGACAGGATCGCGTTGAACATACAACGAGCCAACGAGTCATTGGGCACGTCCGATCTTTACATTGCTGTCGGCATGAAGGCTGCCGCAATACTGGCTTCCAGAGATGTTCCCAGCCTCAGCGTGCTCGTTTCCAGGGCCGGGTACGAACAATTGAAGCACACCTCAGTGCAGCATGGCAAAGCGCACTCCGCCATTTTTCTTGATCAACCGATGGACAGGCAAGTGGCATTGTTATTGGCGGCGCTGCCCGCCACGCTAAATGTTGGAGTGCTTTACGCTGCCCCGCAACCTGAACTTCAAAATTTGCGTCATCTGTTGGCGGGTAGAAGCATACGTTTGCATGAGCAAATAGTCGACAAGTCGCAATCGCTGAACGATGCGCTGGAGAGCGTATTGAATGTCAGTGAAGTTCTCTTCGTACTGCCTGATTCCGGGATTTATAACGCTGGAACGATGCGCAATATCCTGTTGACGGCATACCGCAAACAGGTTCCGCTGATGGGAATCTCGCAGTCCTATGTCAAAGCCGGTGCCTTGTGTGCGGTTTTCACCACGCCGGAACAATTCGCTGAGCAAACGGCGGGCCTGATTGAGAAATATGCCGAATCGGGAAAACTGCCGGAAGCTCAATATCCGGCCACATTCGATGTTTCAGTCAACAAGCAAGTGGCGCGTTCGCTTGAAATACATATCAAGGATGCAGATCAACTGCGCGATGAAATCAGGAGAGCTCAATGAAGCGGCATGGAATTGAAAGGCAAATGGTGGCCGTGACGGTCATTCCGATTCTGATCCTGGCCTTGTTGCTGGAAGGCTATTTCACCTACGCACGATTTGCAGATCGTGATCGTGCCCTTCTGGGACGCGCCAGACTGATCGTTCGCCAGCTCGCTTTGACCGCTGAATACCCGGTTTTTTCCGGCAATCAGTCGTTGTTGCAGCAACAAGTGGATTTGGCATTCAAACAAAGGGATATTCGTTCCATCTCCGTGATGGATGCCAATTCGAAATATCTGGCAGGTGCAGGGGATATTTCCAATATCAACGAATTTGAGTTTTTGGAAAAATTGTCATCCAGGGATAGTGATCTCGTGGTTTTTCATGAAGACAACAATGCCATCTGGCTTTATCAGTCCATCGTGGCCACGCAGATCAAACTTGATGACATGGGTGGCGGCAATGCAGGGAATCTGCCCAACAAGTTATTGGGTAGCGTATTCGTCGAAATTGGCAAAGACAGATTGAATAGCGAAAAATTCGAGATGTTGAGTTTCAATCTGTTCATATTGTTTCTCGTGTTGATGGTTACCGTGCTGATCGCCATGCGCATGTCCCGACGCATCATTTTCCCGGTGATGGAGATGGGCAAAGGTGTGCGTCGCATCGGGGATGGGCATCTGGATACGCAGATCACCGGAAGCAAAATACAGGAACTCGATGCGCTCGCTTCGGGCATTAACGAAATGGCGCGCCAGTTGCAGCATGATCGGAATACTTTGCAGCAGCGTATCGATGACGCCACACAAGAACTGCGCCGAAAAAAGGAAGAGGCGGAGAGGGCCAACTTCGACAAGAGCCGTTTTCTTGCGGCAGCGAGCCACGATCTGAGACAACCCATGCATGCGCTTGGACTGTTCATCGGTGAATTGCACAGCAGGCTGGATACCCAGGAACAGCACAAGATCGCGAACAAGGTCGAGGAATCGGTTGAGGCACTATCCAGCCTGCTTGATTCGTTGCTGGATATTTCCAAGCTGGATGCCGGCATAGTCATTCCACAGATACAAAGTGTCGATATCGATGCAATGACCAAGCGTCTGGCACAGGATTTTGTGACAGTAGCGCAACGCAAAAATATCACTTTGCGCTTCCACAGCATTAGCGCCATGGTAATGAGTGATCCGGTGCTGCTGGAACGGATCCTGCTCAACCTGCTGAGCAATGCGATTCGCTACACGCCGCAGAACGGCACGGTTCTGCTTGCGTGCCGACTGCGCAGCGATAATGTTCGCATCGAAATTCGCGACAACGGAATCGGCATTCCGCCGGAAGAGCAACAGAACGTTTTTCACGAATTCGTGCAACTCGAAAACAGTGCGCGCGACCGCAGCAAGGGAATCGGGCTTGGACTTGCGATTGTGGATAGGCTTTCCAGGCTGTTGCATCATCCTCTGACTCTGCGCTCGGCGCCGGGTCAGGGTTCAACGTTTTCCATTACCGTCCCTCGCGTATTTGGTATAGATGACTTGCTTGCAGAGCCGCAAGCGCCTGTTGCAGCGTTGTACAAACATGACAGGCTGGAAAACCTCCGGGTGTTGGTGGTGGACGACGATACGCTGGTACGCTTTAGCACTGCAGGCATTCTTGAATCATGGGGGTGTCACGTTTCGGTTGCCGAGAACCTGCAAGATGTGATGGAAAAATATGGGGATGCATGCTTCGATCTGGTGATCTGCGACTATCGTCTCCCGGACGGGGACGGTTTGATGTTTGTTGAACTGATTAAAGAACAATGCGAGATACAACCTGCATTCATTCTTGTCAGCGGCGACACTGCTCCTGAAATCCTGCAGGCTGCGAAGCAATGCGGGGTGCACTTGATATACAAACCGGTGCGCCCTGCCAAGCTGCGCTCGCTGATGCTCTTTCTGTTGAGAAAGGCCGGAGAATCGGTCTGAATCAGTATGTTTGAGCGTGAGTTCCCTGCGACCGGGGCGCAGGGAGGGGCAGTTACAGAGGGCGTTTGATGCTTACACCGCCTCGAACCTCGCCGGGCGTATAGCCGGTTGCCTGGTCATAAGGATAATCTTCGGCCAGACGCGCCTTGACGCCGTCAGAAAGCTGTTCCCCGGTTCCATGGCAGACAACGCAACCTTGCTGCAGGACGATCCCTTTCATGTAACGGAAATACTTTCTGTTCGGCTCGTTCACGATCTCCGCAGACTCGAGCATTTCGGGTTTTTCTCCCTGAGCCAAACGGGCTTCAAATTGCTTCAAAGTTTTTTGCTCCCACTCATCTGCTGTGCCGAGCAGCGGATTGCGTACCTTGAGGCTGACGCGGGTGATTTTGATGCCGTGCTGACGCGACAGATCGTTTGCCGTTCCGGGAGCTATTTCTTTACAGACTTTGATGGCAGATTCCGGACCGCCTTCCATGAGGGCTTTTTTGTTTTCGGCCATGAGTTTCTGCATGAAAGATGCGACGATTGCCCGGCTTTCATCCTCGTATTTTCCAAGGTCGTCTGCCAGCGCCGGTGCCGCGGAAAGTACAAGCAGCGTGTACAGGACAAATTTGTTGCGCATGAATTTTCCCCAATAAAAAACGCCCGGCATTAGCGCGGGCGTGGTGTACGTTCGAGCAATTATTTGTTTTCCATCGGGCAAGTATTCATGCCGAATATTGCATAGGCCGGGCAGAACTTGAAGACGCCGGTCAGCAAGGGAACAACGCCTATCCAGCCCCATACGCCGATCATGCCAGCCAGTGTGGCGCCGATCAGAGCCAGACCAACGACGATACGCAGGATACGGTCGATACCACCAACGTTGAGTTTCATTGTTTTCTCCTTGGATGAGGTTAGAGGAGTTGTCAGAATAGGCGGAAAGTACAGGTGTGTCTGTGACATAGATCACACATCTGAAAGCTGGAGTTCAGCAGCACTGCACGCTGGAGTCGAACGCAGTTTCATGTGATGCGCAAACCGGCAAGCGCGGTTGTCTCCGCTCACCGGTTTTTTCTGCAGCAGAACCTCGATGGAAATATCCAATGCTTAACGCATGGCTTGCTCGTTCTGGGCAATTTCGGGTTTGAAACGGATTATTTTTTTTCCAGCGGGCAGGTTTGCAAACCGAAAATGGCATAAGCCGGGCAGAACCTGAAGATGCCGGTCAGCAAGGGAACAACACCTATCCAGCCCCACACTCCGATCATGCCGGAGAGTGTCAGCCCGACAAGAGCCAGACCTATTACAACGCGCAGGAAACGATCGATACCGCAAACGTTGAATCTCATGTTTTCTCCCTTGATGTGATAGCAGGAAGACACAGGATAGGCTCAAAAAGGCCGGTTGTCTGCTAAAAGATACCGCCCCGCGGATTAAAGTTCAGCGAAGTGCTGAAGAGCGGACTTATCAGTGACTTCGATAAGTTCTCGTGACAGCATCACCCAGCCCTGATCGGCAAATCCCTTCAGCAAGCGACTGACGATCTCGCGTGCGCTGCCGAGTTCGTCGGCCAGGGCTTGATGTGTCGTATGTAGCGGGTTGGGTTTCGCAACAAGCAGGGCGGCGAGACGTTGATCCAGTTTCTGGAAGGCGACCGCGGA is a window of Sideroxydans sp. CL21 DNA encoding:
- a CDS encoding HAD-IB family hydrolase translates to MTFQQKQRPIVAAFDFDGTLTRGDSLLPFLQFSSGVSKFTRYLLQLTPVLVQLFLGKIGNQAAKEAMLTRFFAGVDKAKITELGARFADQKVPRLLRQKALARLHWHQQKGHYCVLVSASLDVYLEPWGTVMGFDAVICSQLEFNSENRITGRLVGANCYGEEKVRRLRKLVGNPTVLYVYGDSRGDHELLKIADHAYYRYMPDSEEL
- a CDS encoding SMR family transporter, translating into MKNIEGWTYMLLGALLNGGASILLKYAAMQEVSMLSERNKASIMFLLLAVTCYIGAFGLYYFALKRVEVGVAYLVMTAVAAIVVNMYGHFMFGNVFGFQNWLGAALITLGLILMIQVKPL
- a CDS encoding helix-turn-helix domain-containing protein — encoded protein: MTLHKPKDPKACLCPIRDVLDRLGDRWSLLVIHELEAGTLRFSELRNRIGDVSQRMLAQTLRRLEQDGLVSRQVFATVPLRVEYSLTPLGHSLLKPLQSMIEWALENHDAVRAARAAYVAPMAIAAN
- a CDS encoding NAD(P)H-dependent oxidoreductase is translated as MSKKTLVVVAHPDLSKSRINRTWIDHLRPHAGKATVHELYKAYPDGKIDVAAEQKLLEAHDRIILQFPMFWFSTPSLLKQWLDDVLSYGWAFGPGGDKLEGKEIGVAVSTGGPAHAYQAGAQNQYTLSELLRPLQMTAQYTRAKYLPVFSMQGALYNPTEAEVQSNAQAYVQHVLSAA
- a CDS encoding class III extradiol ring-cleavage dioxygenase is translated as MSNPARMPTLFIPHGGGPCFFMEPMPGMPPDTWDRMAAYLRGIPKALGQRPKALLIISGHWEAEQATVLNTDNYELLYDYYGFPEHTYSLTYPAHGSAPVAARVRELLGQSGIDTDEQYERGLDHGVFIPFKLIYPDADIPIVQLSLLHCLDPAAHFAIGKALAPLRDEGVLIVGSGLSYHNLRYFFRTDATSRAASDNFDTWLGDAVTAEPSKREQLLINWQQAPNALDCHPRSEHLIPLMVAAGAAANDAGHIAYNDQVLGKSVSGFQFGSAPAP
- a CDS encoding ABC transporter substrate binding protein, with amino-acid sequence MSFCFLPAQAAPLHVTVMLSEEGGAYQAFSDSLRSQLQTDRIALNIQRANESLGTSDLYIAVGMKAAAILASRDVPSLSVLVSRAGYEQLKHTSVQHGKAHSAIFLDQPMDRQVALLLAALPATLNVGVLYAAPQPELQNLRHLLAGRSIRLHEQIVDKSQSLNDALESVLNVSEVLFVLPDSGIYNAGTMRNILLTAYRKQVPLMGISQSYVKAGALCAVFTTPEQFAEQTAGLIEKYAESGKLPEAQYPATFDVSVNKQVARSLEIHIKDADQLRDEIRRAQ
- a CDS encoding ATP-binding protein, giving the protein MKRHGIERQMVAVTVIPILILALLLEGYFTYARFADRDRALLGRARLIVRQLALTAEYPVFSGNQSLLQQQVDLAFKQRDIRSISVMDANSKYLAGAGDISNINEFEFLEKLSSRDSDLVVFHEDNNAIWLYQSIVATQIKLDDMGGGNAGNLPNKLLGSVFVEIGKDRLNSEKFEMLSFNLFILFLVLMVTVLIAMRMSRRIIFPVMEMGKGVRRIGDGHLDTQITGSKIQELDALASGINEMARQLQHDRNTLQQRIDDATQELRRKKEEAERANFDKSRFLAAASHDLRQPMHALGLFIGELHSRLDTQEQHKIANKVEESVEALSSLLDSLLDISKLDAGIVIPQIQSVDIDAMTKRLAQDFVTVAQRKNITLRFHSISAMVMSDPVLLERILLNLLSNAIRYTPQNGTVLLACRLRSDNVRIEIRDNGIGIPPEEQQNVFHEFVQLENSARDRSKGIGLGLAIVDRLSRLLHHPLTLRSAPGQGSTFSITVPRVFGIDDLLAEPQAPVAALYKHDRLENLRVLVVDDDTLVRFSTAGILESWGCHVSVAENLQDVMEKYGDACFDLVICDYRLPDGDGLMFVELIKEQCEIQPAFILVSGDTAPEILQAAKQCGVHLIYKPVRPAKLRSLMLFLLRKAGESV
- a CDS encoding DUF3365 domain-containing protein: MRNKFVLYTLLVLSAAPALADDLGKYEDESRAIVASFMQKLMAENKKALMEGGPESAIKVCKEIAPGTANDLSRQHGIKITRVSLKVRNPLLGTADEWEQKTLKQFEARLAQGEKPEMLESAEIVNEPNRKYFRYMKGIVLQQGCVVCHGTGEQLSDGVKARLAEDYPYDQATGYTPGEVRGGVSIKRPL
- a CDS encoding DUF2892 domain-containing protein, with the translated sequence MKLNVGGIDRILRIVVGLALIGATLAGMIGVWGWIGVVPLLTGVFKFCPAYAIFGMNTCPMENK
- a CDS encoding DUF2892 domain-containing protein is translated as MRFNVCGIDRFLRVVIGLALVGLTLSGMIGVWGWIGVVPLLTGIFRFCPAYAIFGLQTCPLEKK